In one Epinephelus moara isolate mb chromosome 6, YSFRI_EMoa_1.0, whole genome shotgun sequence genomic region, the following are encoded:
- the LOC126391845 gene encoding cortexin-3-like — translation MDVPRMAEGLFSSTLSSSGGGHHVPSYLTLEQKAAFVFVLLLFIFLALLIVRCFRILLDPYRSMPSSNWTDHTEKDTFDYRIV, via the coding sequence ATGGATGTGCCCAGGATGGCTGAGGGCCTCTTCAGCAGCACGCTGTCCTCGTCAGGCGGCGGCCATCACGTGCCTTCCTACCTGACGCTGGAGCAGAAGGCCGCTTTTGTCTTCGTGCTGCTGCTCTTCATCTTCCTGGCCCTCCTCATCGTGCGCTGTTTCCGCATCCTGCTGGACCCGTACCGCAGCATGCCGTCGTCCAACTGGACAGACCACACCGAGAAGGACACGTTTGATTACCGCATCGTCTGA